In the genome of Pacificitalea manganoxidans, the window CGCCCCGAAACTGATGTTCCTTGGCGAAGCTCAGCATGACATTGGCCCGCCCGAAGGCATGGTCCCGGAAATCGTCAACCTACGCACCGGTGACCTTGACGGCTTAGTTGAGGGGGCGAGTTCGCAGCGACCGGACGTGTCCGTTCATCCAAGCCGCGTGCAGGGAATTCTTTATACGGGTGGCACAACGGGGCGCTCCAAGGGCGCGATGCTGACCCATGAGAATATCTTTTGGAACACGCTGAACGAAGTCATCGACACGCGGATGCATGAGGATGACAACACTTTGTTGGCGACCCCGCTTCATCACGCTGCGGCACTGAATTGCTGGTTGTTGCCACATCTTTATCTTGGCGCGACCGCAACGATCATGCCGAAATATACGGTCGAGACCATGATCGACACGATAGAGAAATACCGGGTCACAAATGCCTTTATGCCGCCGTCGATGGCGCGTGAGGTCTTTGGCCATCCGAAAACCAAGACTGCAGACCTGTCGTCGTTCCGGCGTTGGTATGTGGGCGGCGCGACACTATCGCGAAATGACCGGGAACGGATGCACGAAGCCATCCCAGGCGTGGACATCTATTTCCAATACGGTCTAACGGAGGCCGGTGTGATCGTCAGCGTCCTGAAGGAAAAGGATTACGAGAAGGCTCCCGACAGCATTGGGCGCGCTTTTGTCAATTCGCAGATCAAAATCCTGCGCGCAGATCTGAGCGACGCGGATATGGGCGAAGTCGGAGAGATCGCGGTGCGCGGGCCAACGGTCATGAAGGGCTATTACAACAACCCCGATGCCACCAAGGCGACGTTCCATAATGGCTGGCTGCGCACCGGCGATATGGGCGCTATGGACGCTGGCGGCTTTGTTCAGTTTCATGACCGGTTGAAGGACATGGTTAAGACTGGCGGGCTCAACGTCTATTCGCAGGAAGTCGAACAAGTGTTGCAGCGTCACACCGCAGTTCGCGAAGCAGGCATTATCGGCCTGCCGAGCGATGCCTGGGGCGAAGAGGTGACAGGTGTCATCGTGCTCCACGACGGGAAAAACGCCTCGGCTGCAGAATTGACAGCCTTCGCTAAACAGCATCTCTCTGGGTACAAGGTGCCAAAACGGTTCATCTTTTTGCCCTACGAAGAGATGCCGATTAATTACAGCGGAAAAATCATGAAGCGTGATTTGAAGCAGATGATCGCAGCGCAGGAAAGGGCCGAGACATGAGTACGACCGGACTATTGACGGGCAAACGGATCGTTGTGACCGGAGGCGGTCAGGGCAATGGTAGGGCTATTGCCGAGGGCATGGCTGGCGCCGGGGCCGAAGTGATCATCGTGGACCTGGTCGAAACAAACGCCATCGAAGCGGCCCTTTCGATTGGCATGACCAAAGACCACGCTTTTGCGCTGGATATTTCGGATCGTGACGGGGCCAACACGTTTGCCGCGGCTGTCGCGGAAAAATTCGGCGCGGTTGACTGCCTTGTGAATAACGCTGGGATACTTATTCGTGGGAAATTAACTGACGAAAAAGCTGCTGCAAATTGGGACAAGACTATGGCGGTCAACGTCACCGGCACCTTCAATATGGTGCAGGCTTTTCGCGAAACACTGATTGAAACCAAAGGCTCGATCATCAATATAGGGTCGATCCAATCCTTTGTCGCCGCGCCGAACTCTGCGGCCTATTCAGCGTCGAAGGGGGCAGTTATTCAATTGACCAAGGCGCTGGCGTCAGAACTGGCCATCTCAGGGGTTCGGGTCAACGGGATCGCGCCGGGCGTCATGCGGACACCGATGACAGTTTCGACTCTGGCGAACGAAGCGGCGATTGGCCACCTGATGCAGCACATCCCAATGCGTCGTGTTGGTGAAGCATCCGAACTGGGCGGACCCGCGATTTTTCTGGCATCGGATATGGCGTCATACGTCACCGGGGTCATGATGCCCGTTGATGGTGGGTATCTTTCAGTTTAAACCGTATACTTGCCCATCAAAGGGTTGGGTGGGGTTGAGAACGGATGGGCAATTGCGAACGATCGGATCGAAAGGCGAAACCACAGAGCGCGTGCTCCGTGAAGCTGGTGTGCGGCTGATTGCACGCCACGGGTTTGAGGCGATGAGCCTGAGAATGCTGGCGAAAGAAGTCGGTGTTCAGGCCGGGTCGCTATATAATTACTTCGACAACAAACAGGATTTCCTGTTCGACCTGCTCGCGTCAATCATCCGGGATCTTGTTGATGAATTGTTGGAAAAACTGGCTGGTATCGAAGATCCGCGGGATCGACTTCGCGCCTTTGTCCAAGAACACATTAACTTTCACACCCTTCGTAAGGAAGAGGTGTTCATAGGTAACATGGAACTGCGCAGTTTAAGCCCTGCGCACCATCGTGAAATTCGCTCAATGCGCGATGATTATGAAAAGGTTCTCGAAGACATCATCCGTGACGGGGTTGAAGCGGGCTATTTCAAATGTGCCGACATCGGCACAGCCAAGCTTGCCATTCTTGCAATGTTGACAGGTGTTAGCACTTGGTATCGGCCCTCCGGGCGGCACACGATAGTCACGCTTATCGAACAATATGTCGAATTCACCTTTGGATTGCTTCACGCACAAGACCATGTTCAGGAGGGTTCTCGGGTAAGTCACCGAGAACCCTCCTGAACCAGTTTTCAGGCGACCTGGCGAAACCGTTGTAGGCTACCGGCGTGCATGACCTTTCCGGGAAGTTCGTGACCGAACAAATCCTCGGCCATCCGGGCGCATTCTATCAGTGCCTCAAGGTCAATGCCGGTTTCGATGTCCATCTCATGACACATGAATACGATGTCTTCGCTACAGACATTGCCCGCCGCTCCCTTGTGTTCGGCAAACGGGCATCCGCCCAGCCCGGCCACCGAGCTGTCAAACTGATCCACGCCCATTCGAAGTGCGGCGTAGACGTTTGCCATGCCAGTGCCGCGAGTGTCGTGAAGATGCAGGCCGATCTTGAGGTCCGGCCACCGTTCGCGGACGGCACCAATACGGGTTTCGATGTCGAGCGGCGTGGCAAAGCCGACGGTGTCCGCGAGGTAGATACCCTTGAGCGGCTGCCCGTACTCGGTGCCGATGTTGAGGATCGTTTCCACCATTTTGAGTACGTTCTCAACCGGCACTTCGCCTTCAAAGCTACAGCCGAAGGCCGTCATGACATAGCCCCATTCCAGCGCAATGTCGTTGTCCCTGTAGATTTCCATCCAGCTTCGTTGTTCGGCCTCGGTCTGCGCGATGGTCTTGTTTGTGTTCTTGACGGAGAAGGTCTCGGAGGCGGTCATGCGGATTGAGCCCACAACGTCGAGCGGCAACGCAAGTGCCCGCTCCAACCCGCGAGTGTTGAGCCAAAGCCCCGTATACCGAACATCGTCGCGTTTGCGAATGGCCTTGGCGACCTCGTCGGCGTCGGCCATGTTCGGAACTCGTTTGGGGTTCATGAAAGAGACGCAGTCAATCTGTTTGACGCCTGTTTCAGCGATGGTTTCGATGAAACGCACCTTGTCTGAAACGGCGAGATTTCTCTTCTCGATCTGGATCCCCTCACGCGGACCTTCCTCATGGATATGCACATGTTTGGGCAGATCAGACATTTTTTCGCTCCAAGCCGGCTCAACCGGTATTGTAATTACAAACATTTGTTAGTATAATGTAGGTCGAGAAAGAGCGCAACACCGCGCTACAAGGGCCGCGAAACTTGTTGCGAACGCGCCGGACCCAAGAGGCTAGCAAGATGCCAGTACTTGTCGAGAAGAAAGATGGGATCGCTTTGGTCACGATTGACAGGCCAACGCAGAGCAATTCCATTGATACGGAAACACATTTAGAGTTGCGAGATCTCTGGCCGGTGCTGGAGGCAGACGACACTGTGGGTGTCATCATACTTACGGGGCAGGGCGATAAGGTCTTTTGCGCCGGGGCGGATATTTCAAGCTTTCTGCCCTATCTCTCCCAGAGGATTGCCGCCGATGACGATCCTGGGGATTTCTGCGGGTTGACGCATCGT includes:
- a CDS encoding class I adenylate-forming enzyme family protein, whose translation is MTAMSMVLGDQVSHNAARFPDKVALIEGDRKVSYAELDEMTNRVANTLRARGLAKGDNVAMLLGSGIDWVMLYVGITKADCCAVPMNYRLTAADIESTVEDCAPKLMFLGEAQHDIGPPEGMVPEIVNLRTGDLDGLVEGASSQRPDVSVHPSRVQGILYTGGTTGRSKGAMLTHENIFWNTLNEVIDTRMHEDDNTLLATPLHHAAALNCWLLPHLYLGATATIMPKYTVETMIDTIEKYRVTNAFMPPSMAREVFGHPKTKTADLSSFRRWYVGGATLSRNDRERMHEAIPGVDIYFQYGLTEAGVIVSVLKEKDYEKAPDSIGRAFVNSQIKILRADLSDADMGEVGEIAVRGPTVMKGYYNNPDATKATFHNGWLRTGDMGAMDAGGFVQFHDRLKDMVKTGGLNVYSQEVEQVLQRHTAVREAGIIGLPSDAWGEEVTGVIVLHDGKNASAAELTAFAKQHLSGYKVPKRFIFLPYEEMPINYSGKIMKRDLKQMIAAQERAET
- a CDS encoding SDR family NAD(P)-dependent oxidoreductase translates to MSTTGLLTGKRIVVTGGGQGNGRAIAEGMAGAGAEVIIVDLVETNAIEAALSIGMTKDHAFALDISDRDGANTFAAAVAEKFGAVDCLVNNAGILIRGKLTDEKAAANWDKTMAVNVTGTFNMVQAFRETLIETKGSIINIGSIQSFVAAPNSAAYSASKGAVIQLTKALASELAISGVRVNGIAPGVMRTPMTVSTLANEAAIGHLMQHIPMRRVGEASELGGPAIFLASDMASYVTGVMMPVDGGYLSV
- a CDS encoding TetR/AcrR family transcriptional regulator; translation: MRTIGSKGETTERVLREAGVRLIARHGFEAMSLRMLAKEVGVQAGSLYNYFDNKQDFLFDLLASIIRDLVDELLEKLAGIEDPRDRLRAFVQEHINFHTLRKEEVFIGNMELRSLSPAHHREIRSMRDDYEKVLEDIIRDGVEAGYFKCADIGTAKLAILAMLTGVSTWYRPSGRHTIVTLIEQYVEFTFGLLHAQDHVQEGSRVSHREPS
- a CDS encoding hydroxymethylglutaryl-CoA lyase, with protein sequence MSDLPKHVHIHEEGPREGIQIEKRNLAVSDKVRFIETIAETGVKQIDCVSFMNPKRVPNMADADEVAKAIRKRDDVRYTGLWLNTRGLERALALPLDVVGSIRMTASETFSVKNTNKTIAQTEAEQRSWMEIYRDNDIALEWGYVMTAFGCSFEGEVPVENVLKMVETILNIGTEYGQPLKGIYLADTVGFATPLDIETRIGAVRERWPDLKIGLHLHDTRGTGMANVYAALRMGVDQFDSSVAGLGGCPFAEHKGAAGNVCSEDIVFMCHEMDIETGIDLEALIECARMAEDLFGHELPGKVMHAGSLQRFRQVA